TTCCTACATAACATACTCCTATTTGAGAGATCAGTATTGTTATTGGCTGGAGGTAAATGGTTAAACATATTATTttggcattgaaaaaaaaaaaaccctgatcttCCATTGATAGAACAATACGGAAATTGCGTCAAACTGTATATCCTTATCAATGCTGTTCTTAAAGATTCCACGAAACTGCACCGAGCAGCAGattgtattgtatatattatatttttaattaaaagtgttTAATGCAATAGTTTGTGTCAGTGTTTTACATGAACTCCAAGTCCTGGCACCAGTGGGCGAGCAATGCTCAGTAGTTTGTTAGATCTTATAGCGTATTTTAGTGTCAGACTAAGAAATTAACCTTCCTGCTATGAGATCTAGATGTGTAGGGAAGTATATTATCTTTTGGAGAGTTTATAGGATACCAAATTTATTTGATAACTAAAATATACAACATTAAaaaggattatttttaaatttggctcTGTAAATAGGGTGCTACTATacagccaccatctctccctactatacctgctatcccacagtcacactcccttcccagacactattatccactgttactatagacaccatctctccctactatacctgttatcccagtcacactcccttcccagagactattatccactgttactataggcaccatctctccctactatacctgctatcccacagtcacactcccttcccagagactattatcccactgttactataggcaccatctctccctactatacctgttatcccagtcacactcccttcccagagactattatccactgttactataggcaccatctctccctactatacctgctatcccacagtcacactcccttcccagagactattatccactgttactatagacaccatctctccctactatacctgttatcccagtcacactcccttcccagagactattatccactgttactataggcaccatctctccctactatacctgctatcccacagtcacactcccttcccagagactattatccactgttactataggcaccatctctccctactatacctgctatcccacagtcacactcccttcccagagactattatccactgttactataggcaccatctctccctactatacctgctatcccacagtcacactcccttcccagaggctattatccactgttactataggcaccatctctccctactatacctgctatcccacagtcacactcccttcccagagactattatccactgttactataggcaccatctctccctactatacctgctatcccacagtcacactcccttcccagactattatccactgttactatagacaccatctctccctactatacctgctatcccacagtcacactcccttcccagagactattatcccactgttactatagacaccatctctccctactatacctgctatcctacagtcacactcccttcccagagactattatccactgttactataggcaccatctctccctactatacctgctatcctacagtcacactcccttcccagagactattatccactgttactataggcaccatctctccctactatacctgctatcccacagtcacactcccttcccagagactattatccactgatactatagacaccatctctccctactatacctgctatcccacagtcacactcccttcccagagactattatccactgttactataggcaccatctctccctactatacctgctatcccacagtcacactcccttcccagagactattatccactgttactataggcaccatctctccctactatacctgctatcccacagtcacactcccttcccagagactattatccactgttactataggcaccatctctccctactatacctgctatcccacagtcacactcccttcccagagactattatccctctgttactatagacaccatctctccctactattcctgctatcctacagcaacaagaccaattgaaaagttgattaaattagcaattctatagctaagagttaacttaaaggtgaaccacctgttgAAGTCATCTACATCTGAAGTAGCCAACTGCCAGTGCACAAAACCTTGGGGTCCATTTGCGCTGAGTGGAATAGTAGGATGAGTCAACACAAAAGGCTGTTATATACATAGGTGCAGTAGCACAATAAAGCTCTTTTATGCCCCAATGACTATTAAGCTTGATCTCTGTGCAGATTCACAAGCCCAGGGTCACAATAAAACTAGCAGGAACCACAGAGTCACTCTCTACACTCAACCTCTTGCCCCAGAAGAAGCAAACTATGATGATACTTTCTAGTAGCACAGTGAGTGTTATTgatacagtataaatatgtaggggatcagacaaatccccTGTTTTTCTTACAGCCTGGAgggccatccgattggctgggcaccccagtacATCCGTGGGAGAGGGGCAGTGCCcaactttggagccaaatgtacagggttacagacagagcttataaagggatccctgctgcagcagccataGAGAATCAGATCTGTGGAGTGTGTCACTGCTGCTTGAAAGGAGTTTccaagaagaaggaaaggctgcgTTTTGCTCTGCTCAGGGAGAgacagtttctatctcctgcctttGGATAATTTGGTCACGGCGTGTTTCCCCAGGgagaggacaggtcttgctcgtgtaTCTGCCACgatactactttcaaagggaaaggtaccatggggcaggtagtgctacctggggacacAAGACTTTTGGGGAAGGGACAACTGACCGAAGTGATTCTGTATTTATCCACccggtgtgggactgtggcattgagagactgtgccagggttgaTAGTcgacacaggttccccagagtaaactAATATTGTCCGATTTGCATTTCCAGTTACTAAACACAGTTTTACAagtttatactgtatttgttttattgcaaactgtgtgggttttatttttcctagtaaaAATCCCTTGAGGTGTGCTCCTctgtgttccctaggtggaggcactgcgctgtaaatcccagttcccagtactatTCATACACAAGGGGACTCAggagggccctggattgccaagggttaattgccattaaaagggacagtaaccaaattagggatATATATACCATTGCCAAGAAGACGAAGAAATGGCCAACTGATTTCTTAGTCTCTTGTTGTGATGGAGAACACAGAGTAACTGGTTTCTGGGTAACGTACATGACCCTTTTGATCTTGGAGCtgctgccatgtttttatattttgatataaCTAATTCAGCCAATATTTCCCCCCACCCCTTCCATGGCATACAAGAGAAATAGCCACATGCCAAATTGCCAATCACTTCATCTACAGATTGTCTGATCAAGACTCTCTCTCTGATTCACAATGTCATCCTGGGTCATTGTTGGAACGTTGGGTTTGTTTGCCCATGTGTCAAACCCAATCTATTTCCTTATTATTCCATTCATCAGAATCATTACAAACATGCCATTGTGTCATTTCACATATTCCCTTATCTGCAGTTGTGTTGACTGAATGCAGCAGGCAAGCAGATCAatattacactttaatattacaCATGGACTCACCTTCCCTTGCTTTAACCTATTAATTGCCTTTTAGCAGTAGAGCCTACCTTACCTTATTTGCACTCTTCTGACATCTTTTCCTGGTCCGACTCCTCACATTCATATTCTTCAGCAGAACAGAGTCTACCTCTGAAATTCCTTTCTACATTGAGACAGACATTCCACTCCTTCCATACAATGCTCACCCACCCCTCTTTAGTGCTGGACCCCCTTAACAAATCCTCTGCAGTGGCCGAGGTTCTATGAAAGTATTAGTGGCTCAGCTTGCAGCTTCAGACTTGCCATTGATGCTATTGTTCTTCAAAATCACATTACAATATACTCTATCAATTGACCTGTAGTGCTGGATAAAGATACAAGAATCCATGTTGTAAagatagttggggagcaacacagccATGAataagttcctggggtgccaaataagggctcctATGTGCACTGGTAGCCTACATGAGTCTTTGTTTAaaaggcaaccaaaacttgcctccaagccttgaatttcaaaaataagcacctgctttgaggccagtgggagcaacatccaaggggttggagagcaacatgttactcacaagccactggttggtcTAAGGGACATTGGGATGTGGTCTAATAACTTTGGGGATATATTAAACCAAATGGTATAGTCAACCTTAGTTCAGGGTCAGAACTAGTGCTAGGCATGTTCCTAGGGTGCAACTATATTGGCAAAGGTTGGGGGAGACCATATTTAAATGTTAACCACCTAAAATGACATTCATGgccttaaaaacatgttttctgttgCCCCACATACACTGTGCCCCATGGATTCACCCATACTTGCCCCGAAGCAGGGACACAGCTTATCACTCTTGTATTGGACAGACATATGAATGCAGTTGGGAATTTCTGGGAGTCACCCTGATCACCCTCAGTAACAAGTCCAACCGAACGCACTCGCTCTAGTGAAATACGTAGAATCATCACATGAAATCCTCCAATATATAACCAAAGCAagaagtgtcggactggcccggcgggaaaccgggaaaaaacccggtgggccggACCCTttaatgggcccccgctgggccagacccctctcctgaCCAGTTTGCTAAaacaaaaaagatttctttaggcgCAGCACCATCTGTGCATGCACGTAGCGCCATTCATACGGAGCGGAGAGTGGCGCCTTTCAAGCAGGCGCATCGAGCGCATCATGGTAGGGggcggggggtcggagggggccctggacagtagtcccggtgggcccccgtcCCCCCAGTCGACCCTGAAAGCAGTGAAGAATGGAACGGCACGAGGGGTGAGGCAGGTGGGGCCAGAATGTATCCAGATTCTTTCATACTTGGGCTCCATAGATTCTTTCCCTGCCTTTGTTTGGGGATATTGTTTAATGATTTCCCTCTGCAATAACttgcaacataggtattcccctgtactaagcataattcagcaggaacagcccctaagtgcattcatagtctgtacagaaagataccataaaactatggcagcataggtatttctctgtactaagcacaattcagcaggaacagccccctaagtttgctcatagtctgtacagagagatcccataaaactatggcagcataggtatttctctgtactaagcacaattcagcaggaacggccccctaagtttgctcatagtctgtacagagagatcccataaaactatggcagcataggtattcccctgtactaagcacaattcagcaggaacagtcccctaagtttgctcatagtctgtacagagagatcccataaaactatggcagcataggtattcccctgtactaagcacaattcagcaggaacagcccctaagtttgctcatagtctgtacagagagatcccataaaactatggcagcataagtattccctgtactaagcacaattcagcaggaacagtccctaagtttgctcatagtctgtacagagagatcccataaaacgatggcaacattttgcagaaaCTCTATCTCCCAACTATCCCCAAGAGAAGACTTTACACATTGATTTGCTGCAGCTTGGTGCTTGTTGGTCAGTAGACAGCCTATGACATTGCAGTACATTATCCTTCATTCTATTCAAACAAACTCTGTACAAACACATCACACACAAAGCTCAGTTGCAAACTGGAAAGTCACAAGACAAAATGAAGCCACGCTGCACAAAGCAAATAGTGAGGGGCTGTTGCAGATTGTCATGTCTATTGTCCTGCAGTGGATTTTTACCAAACTATCTTGCCTGGCCACTGAGAAAGAAGAGGTGATATTTATCACAGGGTTGGTTTGGCAGCAGCTCTCTAGAGATAACCGGTGCTGGGTGGAGCTGCCGGAAGGTTAAGTCAGTGGAGCAGAATGTGTAGCAGAGGCTGAGCACACCTGCTTTCACTTTGTGTTTATTTCCAGACAAGATAAGTCGACGTGACATTGCCAtgaagaggaagaaagaaagaagttgAAGATCGGGGGGACTTTGGTGTGAAGCCAAGATCCCACTTTGTCTCTGGTTGGACTTTCCCGTCCTGTCTCGGAAGAAACCCAAGGAACTTGCCAATATTGTGACTGGTGCCCACAGAGTTCTAAGGGTCCTGCAGCAACAACTGTGCTCCATCTTCTGCTTCTGCTACTCATTCTAATGGAATCATGGAAAACTCTACGAACAGCTCCAGCTGCACGATAAACAAGGAGTTCACATTCCGCTACTTGCCTTCTGTTTACCTCATCGTCTTTCTCATCGGCTTGTTTGCCAACGTCTTCGGCTTGAGGAACTTGAAAATAAACCGTAAGAAGTGGACGTCCCTCAATGTCTTTGTGCTAAACCTCGGCATCGCCGACCTCCTCTACGTCATCACCCTGCCGTTCTTCGTGTCTTATTATCTCAAGGGAGAAGTCTGGTTGTTTGGCCATGGATTCTGCCGCCTCGCCCGGTGCCTCTTTCACGTCAACATGTACTCCAGCATCAGCTTCCTCACCTGCATCAGCGTCCAACGCTACTTGGGAATAGTCCATCCCATGAAAATgatggggaccttccagaaccTACGTCTCTCTGTTTATATCAGTTTACTCATGTGGATATGGGTCATTGTTCAGGTTATTCCCAACTTTTTTATCTCCGAGAGCAACCCTGATAACGCCCACTGCCATGACTCCACCAGCAatgaaaatctggaaaaattggAGAAGTATACACTTTATACAATGATCTTAACCGTTACCGGGTTTTTCATCCCGTTCCTCATCATCGTGGTGTGTTACGCCAGAGTCCTGACCGTCCTCCACAGGAATAAAAATATTGACCCTGTTTTAAAGAGGAAGAGCATCAAGCTGGTCGCTATCGTGTTggctttgtttttcatttgttttttaccCTTCTATATTTTACGGAACTTCAATTTGTTCTCAAGGCTGTGGCAGAAGGAGGGGACCTGCTCGCCTTCCCTGAAGAGCGCCTATATCGTTTATCAGGTGACTCGAGGGTTGGCCAGTATGAACAGCGCCATCAACCCTCTGCTTTACTTTGTGACCAATGAGACCTTTGCTATGAAATTCCAGCAGATGCAGAGAAGCACCTTGCGTGCTTTTTTGTACCTCGGAAGGAATCAGGACATCACTTTTGAGACCATGGACCTTAAAGAGGTATCTGAATCAAAGGCATAGTCATGGAGACAGCAGACTCAGAAGCTAGTTGGGGGCCCAGGAGTAAAGAAAGCCTTGCAGATCTAGTGCAAGCATGCAGGGTCCTCTTTAGTTGGGATGGGGCCCCTTGAGCTGATGGAGTTACAACTCCCTACAGTCTGGAGTTGTTGTTGGGTGCTGCAAGTTGCCATCAACTTTTGAAGGGTTGCACTTTGAGCATTGGGCTCTTGCATCTAACTACATTCTCCAACCTGTATGTAACTGCTGGAATTCAGATCAGTGCCCCTTATTTTCACCCCTCTGAAGGAACCTGCTGGTGTAACAATCATATGACCTAAACTGATTTTGCTTTAGGGGGCTATTATCTCAAACTCTACTACTACTTATCGTAAACTCGACTACTACTTCTCTACTACTCCTCTACTACGCAGAGTTCTGATTCAGTATCTCTGACATTCATGTACTGGCAGCAAAGTCCAGTTACTGTACATCAAGTATTATCTGCCCTCTACATTCCATTGACCCTCAATGGTTTATTAACAACagtattaaataaattacatatcaTATAGGCCCTGACACATTGCAAACGTTAAGACCATCGGGTGACAATATTCTTCCTTCTGATCATTATGTTTAAGTCTGGATTATTGGAGTCTGATTGTCTTTTTTCTCTGTCTATAAAATGTATTGCATCATTATGACAACCGATCCATGTCTTTCTGTATATTTGCACCTTTTCCCCCCCATCAGCGGGAGCTGCCATAGTGTTACTCGTGAGAGTCACCAGTTCAATTTCATACACAGACTGCAATAAaacagcgacccccccccccaaaactgtaAATTGTTTGGTCAGCAAGAAAAGCTAAACAagataatgttttcatgattcaTTTACACTAGAATCCCTTTTATCTCCATCGTGGGACAGTTTATAAACAAGTTCTTTGGCTCAGCCTTgtatataatggaaaataattctgCTTATTATTGGACAGTGAGTTTTCTCTTGTATTCTCCATTCCCGTGGGCAGAACTGTTAGAGGCATCTCGGCCATTGTGTATTTCCATTTTCGGTGTCTGTAGGTAAAAGGTGTATTTAGCGGATGGAATATGTTGTGCAAGGcttgtaaaataaatgaacagGGCTCCGGCAGCCAGTCTTTTGATATTTTGATGCAAGTCTGATGTTAAACAAATATAGATGTTATCTTGTCACAATTGTGCTTGAAATGACTTTTTCTTGTTTAATAAACTATTCAGCAATAGTTTTACCCGTTTATAGAGTTCTGCCCCATCTCTCAGTAGTCGGACTGGCCTGCTGGGAAATGTCCTGGTGGGCCTCAGTCTCTAGGGGATTTTATTCCTTTCTACAATTTAAATGCTGATGacattgtgtttttcttttaatttgtagAAGGCCAACTACTGTGCCATTGCACCTATGGACACAACAGGAGGCTGTATTAAGGCAGAACATGGCTCTATCCCATTAAGCAGAGGTTGTGAAACTTTTTATCCTCAATTGAAGCCTACTTGAAGGTCTGACCTTTGCCCAAGGCCCTACTTGAATGCATGTGGGCCCCTCCGCCACCCCCACATCCTCAGTGAAAGGGGCTACAGATACTGGATAATAAGGGGGTACAGATACTGGAGAATAAGGGGGTACAGATACTGGATAATAAGGGGGTACAGATACTGGAGAATAAGGGGGTACAGATACTGGAGAATAAGGGGGTACAGATACTGGAGAATAAGGGGGGTACAGATACTGGAGAATAAGGGGGTACAGATACTAGAGAATAAGGGGGTACAGATACTGGAGAATATCAGCGTGTTCACCTATTCATGGTTTGCAGCATAAGTGCAACATACAAATTCAACCCAAAGCTCAACTAACAATCAGGCTTTTTGTCTTGCTTCCCAACCTTCTTCCAGTAACAATCGTGGAACAAGGAACAGTATTTTGGCTGCAACTTATTatctagtaatgggtga
The Xenopus laevis strain J_2021 chromosome 9_10S, Xenopus_laevis_v10.1, whole genome shotgun sequence DNA segment above includes these coding regions:
- the LOC108702583 gene encoding P2Y purinoceptor 1, giving the protein MENSTNSSSCTINKEFTFRYLPSVYLIVFLIGLFANVFGLRNLKINRKKWTSLNVFVLNLGIADLLYVITLPFFVSYYLKGEVWLFGHGFCRLARCLFHVNMYSSISFLTCISVQRYLGIVHPMKMMGTFQNLRLSVYISLLMWIWVIVQVIPNFFISESNPDNAHCHDSTSNENLEKLEKYTLYTMILTVTGFFIPFLIIVVCYARVLTVLHRNKNIDPVLKRKSIKLVAIVLALFFICFLPFYILRNFNLFSRLWQKEGTCSPSLKSAYIVYQVTRGLASMNSAINPLLYFVTNETFAMKFQQMQRSTLRAFLYLGRNQDITFETMDLKEVSESKA